From a region of the Bombus terrestris chromosome 8, iyBomTerr1.2, whole genome shotgun sequence genome:
- the LOC100647102 gene encoding DNA-directed RNA polymerase I subunit RPA12, with translation MAHNIGSFISTPGFCSDCGSILPLLGDRGNVKCYACKRVWGPEAFGDMAMSYTIEFNKKNVYGSSKEKNDAMEEAEGPIVERKCPQCQNDKMSYATLQLRSADEGQTVFYTCTKCKFKETENS, from the exons atggcGCATAATATTGGTTCTTTTATAAGCACTCCTGGCTTTTGTTCTGATTGTGGATCCATTCTACCGTTGTTAGGTGATAGAGGAAATGTAAAATGTTATGCTTGTAAAAGGGTTTGGGGTCCCGAAG CTTTTGGAGATATGGCGATGTCGTACACTATTgagtttaataaaaagaatgttTATGGTTCatcaaaagaaaagaatgatGCAATGGAAGAAGCAGAAGGCCCAATTGTTGAAAGAAAATGTCCTCAATGTCAAAATGATAAAATGTCATATGCTACATTGCAATTGAGATCAGCGGATGAAGGGCAGACAGTATTTTACACATGTACCAAGTGCAA ATTCAAAGAGACAGAGAATTCATaa